From Phycodurus eques isolate BA_2022a chromosome 1, UOR_Pequ_1.1, whole genome shotgun sequence, one genomic window encodes:
- the LOC133412537 gene encoding ladderlectin-like — protein MARLYLLLALCGIIALAQAVFRHPQKSFNDCPKGWTQLDKYCYVYYHDPRTFSDAESICNLLDGNLVSITSLKEHALVVELIREGAGSVVDTWIGSHDAIEEDDFVWTSGEVFKFTNFGPGQPNNIGGDEDCVEIEADDSLWDDDECSDANPFVCIRPVDKKDCH, from the exons ATGGCTCGTCTTTACCTGTTGCTCGCCCTTTGCGGGATCATCGCACTGGCCCAAgct GTATTCAGACATCCCCAAAAATCAT TCAATGATTGTCCTAAAGGCTGGACTCAGTTGGACAAGTACTGCTACGTCTACTACCATGATCCCAGGACCTTTTCAGATGCAGAG AGTATCTGCAACCTTCTTGACGGGAATCTGGTCTCGATCACCAGCCTCAAGGAACACGCACTCGTTGTCGAGCTGATTCGGGAGGGGGCCGGCTCTGTCGTTGACACCTGGATTGGAAGCCACGATGCCATTGAG GAAGACGACTTTGTATGGACCAGTGGTGaagtttttaaattcacaaactTTGGTCCTGGCCAGCCTAACAACATCGGTGGAGACGAAGACTGTGTTGAGATTGAGGCAGATG ACTCGTTGTGGGATGATGATGAATGCAGCGACGCCAACCCATTTGTTTGCATCAGACCCGTGGACAAAAAAGATTGCCACTAA
- the LOC133412541 gene encoding galactose-specific lectin nattectin-like — protein sequence MAFALRSLLLLCGMCGLLAGVSCQTLKGYCPEGYTRLNDRCLVFQHEPRDFSDAESVCNILGGNLVSINSTLENAVIVELIRYSAAIFKNTWIGYHDTIQEDDFIWTDGTSGDFRDFAASEPNNLDNEDCVNFDDGDEMWHDESCTNLSSFVCAKKVITKKH from the exons ATGGCGTTTGCTCTTCGCTCGTTGCTCCTCCTTTGCGGGATGTGTGGACTGTTGGCCGGAGTT TCGTGCCAAACACTGAAAG GTTACTGTCCTGAAGGCTATACACGTTTGAATGATCGCTGTCTCGTCTTCCAACATGAACCGAGAGACTTTTCAGACGCAGAG AGCGTCTGCAACATTCTTGGCGGCAACCTGGTTTCCATCAACAGCACTTTGGAAAACGCCGTCATTGTTGAATTGATCAGATATTCAGCTGCCATTTTCAAGAACACTTGGATAGGGTATCATGACACAATCCAG GAGGATGACTTCATTTGGACTGATGGCACATCTGGGGATTTCAGGGACTTTGCGGCCAGTGAGCCAAACAACCTTGACAACGAGGACTGTGTGAACTTTGATGACGGTG ATGAAATGTGGCATGATGAGAGCTGCACCAATTTGAGTTCATTTGTTTGTGCCAAAAAAGTGATCACCAAGAAACACTAA
- the LOC133412559 gene encoding lactose-binding lectin l-2-like translates to MAFALRSLLLLCGISALLTGVWSDFQVVKVPSCPKGWTRLNERCFLVVDKLENFADAEIACLSLGGNLASIRNAVEDEVVSALIVRFASTENAWIGYNDIDTEGTFVWTDGTPPNTFNDFIGVPSNPNDDCVQTFGTTLSNWDDLDCDLTVPFVCATNVY, encoded by the exons ATGGCATTTGCTCTTCGCTCCTTGCTTCTCCTCTGTGGGATCAGCGCACTCTTGACTGGAGTC TGGTCTGATTTCCAGGTCGTTAAAG TTCCTTCCTGTCCAAAGGGATGGACTCGATTGAATGAGCGCTGTTTCCTTGTTGTGGACAAGTTGGAAAACTTTGCTGATGCAGAG ATTGCCTGCCTTAGCCTTGGAGGGAATTTGGCTTCCATTCGAAACGCTGTAGAAGACGAAGTGGTTAGCGCGCTGATCGTGAGGTTTGCTTCTACTGAGAATGCCTGGATTGGATACAATGACATAGATACG GAGGGAACCTTTGTGTGGACCGATGGCACACCTCCCAACACTTTTAACGACTTCATTGGAGTGCCTTCCAATCCCAATGATGACTGTGTCCAGACATTTGGCACAACACTGA GCAACTGGGACGATCTGGACTGCGATTTAACAGTTCCTTTTGTTTGTGCCACCAATGTGTATTAA
- the LOC133412534 gene encoding galactose-specific lectin nattectin-like, with protein sequence MKTAKMARLHLLFALCGIIALAQARSRYKKDNNCPEGWTQLDKYCYIYQHDPRSFRDAESICNILGGNLVSINSLKEHAVVVELIREGAGAVVDTWIGSHDAIEEDDFVWTDGEVVNFRNFGAGQPDNAGGVEDCVEIGADDSLWDDDECSEANPFVCIRPVDKKDCH encoded by the exons ATGAAGACAGCAAAG ATGGCTCGTCTTCACCTGTTGTTCGCCCTTTGCGGGATCATCGCACTGGCCCAAGCT AGGTCCAGGTATAAAAAAG ACAATAACTGTCCTGAAGGCTGGACTCAGTTGGACAAGTACTGTTACATCTACCAACATGATCCCAGGAGCTTTAGAGATGCAGAG agtatctgcaacattctTGGCGGGAATCTGGTCTCGATCAACAGCCTCAAGGAACACGCAGTCGTTGTCGAGCTGATTCGGGAGGGGGCCGGCGCTGTCGTTGACACCTGGATTGGAAGCCACGATGCCATTGAG GAAGACGATTTCGTATGGACCGACGGTGAAGTTGTTAATTTCAGAAACTTTGGTGCTGGCCAGCCTGACAACGCCGGTGGAGTCGAAGACTGTGTTGAGATTGGGGCAGATG ACTCGTTGTGGGATGATGATGAATGCAGCGAGGCCAACCCATTTGTTTGCATCAGACCCGTGGACAAAAAAGATTGCCACTAA